The Carassius carassius chromosome 9, fCarCar2.1, whole genome shotgun sequence genome includes a region encoding these proteins:
- the LOC132148682 gene encoding lipopolysaccharide-induced tumor necrosis factor-alpha factor homolog: protein MDKTGEADMDDLETVEYLEDMEDMEDIEALKATEALESAPPYPGHPADYVGREMTHNQGYNSSPYPNIHMGYTSYPEPGVNPNFQGAPNQGIYPQVNSPNPGMYPQANTVTTTVMHPSLRDLPAQTMCPHCKHQVITITDHYSGLMAWMACGCLALIGCWPCCLAPFWMDSCKDVEHRCPNCNNILSFYKRL, encoded by the exons ATGGATAAGACCGGAGAAGCTGATATGGATGATCTGGAAACAGTGGAATATCTGGAGGATATGGAGGACATGGAGGATATAGAGGCTTTGAAAGCCACTGAAGCTCTTGAATCTGCTCCACCTTACCCAGGCCATCCAGCAGATTACGTAGGAAGAGAAATGACCCACAACCAAGGATACAATTCATCTCCATATCCCAATATTCATATGGGATACACCTCATACCCAGAGCCGGGAGTTAATCCAAACTTTCAGGGAG CTCCAAATCAAGGGATATATCCTCAGGTTAACA GTCCAAACCCTGGGATGTATCCTCAAGCTAACA CTGTAACAACCACAGTGATGCACCCCAGCTTGCGTGATTTACCCGCTCAAACCATGTGCCCTCACTGTAAGCACCAGGTGATCACTATTACAGATCACTACTCCGGTCTCATGGCCTGGATGGCCTGTGGCTGCCTTGCCCTCATCGG GTGCTGGCCCTGTTGTCTAGCACCTTTCTGGATGGATTCGTGTAAAGATGTGGAGCATCGCTGCCCAAACTGCAACAACATCTTGTCTTTCTACAAGCGTCTGTGA
- the LOC132148683 gene encoding dual specificity protein phosphatase 26-like — protein MAFMSRLLRSWSNSRSPSRKDSPGLNVAELERLLYTGKTTCNHADEVWPRLYIGDQEIASNRKELVKLGITHILNCAKKSKWRGGAECYTGMNITYHGIEAHDLPSFDMSINFYPAAKFIHRALSSGGTVLVHCAVGLSRSATLVLAYLMIWQNMTSVEAIKTVKDHRGFTPNRGFLHQLSGLDSILCTSRNVT, from the coding sequence ATGGCTTTCATGTCCAGACTGTTACGGTCATGGAGTAATTCCAGATCTCCCAGCAGAAAGGACTCTCCTGGACTAAATGTTGCTGAACTTGAGCGTCTGCTGTACACTGGGAAAACCACCTGTAATCATGCAGATGAAGTGTGGCCAAGACTCTACATAGGTGATCAAGAAATTGCCTCAAACCGTAAAGAACTTGTCAAGCTTGGGATCACACACATCCTCAACTGTGCTAAAAAGAGCAAATGGAGAGGTGGTGCAGAGTGTTACACTGGCATGAACATCACATATCACGGCATTGAGGCCCACGACTTACCCTCTTTCGACATGAGCATCAACTTCTACCCAGCGGCCAAGTTCATTCACAGAGCCCTTAGTTCTGGAGGAACGGTTCTTGTGCATTGTGCTGTCGGGCTGAGCAGATCTGCTACGTTGGTGCTGGCCTACCTCATGATTTGGCAGAACATGACTTCAGTGGAGGCCATCAAGACCGTGAAGGACCACCGTGGCTTCACACCGAACCGTGGTTTCCTACATCAGCTCAGCGGTCTGGATAGCATACTCTGTACCAGCCGAAATGTAACATAA
- the LOC132149620 gene encoding butyrophilin-like protein 2 — MGDLRVEWIRTDSETLVHLYQDGESRPEVQQQDYHDRAHFFTDQIQHGNFSLCLDNLRAEDEGRYTCRVYSQQDSGETVVQIKHECLLVSGSDRSISAHDGEDVTLNCSVDSHIKPEHIEVSWIRTDGDILVLFFQNNKTLPDSSDEQYRDRVEFFTAEIPKGNFSLRLKSVRTEDKGVYMCQVFAGGLSANVTVELEQLGFSSWHIAVLFFCFAAGSGAVLLLCSLIYCRYKNTVTSSIIMNLQVSLVFCPNICMLFAFMLWGFTEGSLLETVTCSALYLLRPVMLMWALRYLKCLQDNQKSWIRFFRITKEYAILTVIVYSVDLSRIQLLNLIHSVFKIL, encoded by the exons ATGGGGGATCTGAGGGTGGAATGGATAAGAACAGACTCAGAGACACTGGTTCATCTGTATCAAGATGGTGAGAGTCGACCAGAGGTCCAGCAGCAGGATTATCATGATAGAGCTCATTTCTTTACTGATCAGATTCAACATGGAAacttctctctctgtctggaCAACCTGAGAGCTGAAGATGAGGGACGATACACATGTAGAGTTTACAGTCAGCAGGATTCTGGTGAAACTGTGGTTCAGATAAAACATG AGTGTTTGCTAGTATCAGGATCAGATCGGTCTATATCTGCACATGATGGTGAGGACGTCACTCTGAACTGCTCTGTAGACTCTCACATTAAACCTGAACACATTGAGGTTTCATGGATAAGAACCGATGGAGATATTCTGGTTCTGTTCTTCCAAAACAATAAGACTTTACCAGATTCATCAGATGAGCAATACAGAGACAGAGTTGAGTTCTTCACTGCTGAAATCCCCAAAGGAAATTTCTCTCTCAGACTGAAGAGTGTCAGAACTGAGGATAAAGGAGTTTACATGTGTCAAGTGTTTGCTGGAGGACTTTCAGCCAATGTAACTGTAGAACTGGAGCAACTGG GTTTCTCTTCTTGGCACATAGCtgtgttatttttctgttttgctgctGGATCTGGAGCTGTGCTTCTGCTCTGCTCTCTGATCTACTGCAGATATAAGAACACAG TCACCAGCAGCATAATCATGAATCTTCAGGTTTCTCTGGTCTTTTGTCCAAACATCTGTATGCTATTTGCCTTCATGCTTTGGGGCTTTACTGAAG GATCTCTGCTTGAGACGGTCACCTGCTCTGCTCTTTAtcttctgagacctgtaatgttgatgTGGGCTTTGCGCTATTTGAAGTGTCTTCAAG ACAATCAAAAATCATGGATCAGGTTTTTCAGAATAACAAAAGAATATGCTATTCTCACAGTCATTGTTTATTCAG TAGATTTGTCCAGAATTCAGCTATTAAATCTTATCCACTCCGTCtttaaaatcctgtaa